CCATGGAGAACAACAACCACCTTCCTGACGACCGTACCGGCATTTCGCCGGTGCCGGAATCCAAAGACGACGCGGAGCCAAAACTTGATTCCGAGGCAGAGGAGATCAAGAATGAAGAGTCACGGAATGAAGAACCTGAACCTCAGTTTGACCTCGAGAAAGCTTCCGAGGATATCGACAAGTTTCTCTCGTCTCTGACGAGCGACGACGTTTCGGTGGAGGTTCCTGAGTTGGTAGAGAAATACTTGGATCTCGTGGAGCAGAAAGTCTCCGGCGAAGGAAGAGCCAAGTGGTGCCAGGTTCCCGATGAGGACTCGGCTTTTCTCGAGTCTCTGGATCGGGTATCCAAGCTGACGAAATCGCTTCGGGAGTTGAAACCGGAGGAGGAGAAATCGGAGTCTCGTGGCGCTCTGATCAATCGCATCGGAGGGATTCAACAGCGAGCGATGTCGTATTTGGAAGAGGAGTTTCGGTTTCTTCTAGAGGAATGCAAAACCGCCGAGTCCGAATCCGAATCCGCCGAACCGGAGGCTTTCCCTGGGTACTCCGACGACGTCGTTTCCGGCCTGAGCAAAATAGCGAAGCAAATGATCTCAGGCGGCTACGAGTCCGAGTGCTGCCAAACCTACATAATGTCGAGAAGGAACGCGTTCGAAGAGAGCATCCAGAGGCTAGGGTTCGAGAAATACAGCATCGACGAGGTTCAGAAGATGAACTGGGAGTCACTGGAACGAGAGATCGCCACGTGGATCAAAGCCTTCAAGCAATGCGCCACCGTGTACTTTCCCGGCGAGAAAAGCCTAGCCGATCGAGTCTTCTCCGCCGAGTTTCCTTCCCTCTCCGCCAGCCTCTTCGGCAACCTCACCCGCGGGATCCTCATCCAGCTTCTCAATTTCGTCGAGGGCATCGCCATGACCAAACGCTCCGCCGAGAAACTGTTCAAGTTCCTCGACATCTACGAGACCCTGCGCGACACGGTTCCGGCCATGGACGGTTTGTTTCAGGACGAGTGCGAGAATGAGCTCAAAACCGAGACCAACACCGCTCGGACCCGCCTGGGCGAGGCGGCGATATTCATATTCTGTGATCTCGAGAATTCAATCAAGGCCGATACCGCGAAAACTCCGGTTCCTGGTGGTGCAGTTCATCCATTGACTCGCTACACGATGAATTACCTAAAGTACGCGTGCGAGTACAAGGAAACGTTGGAGCAGGTATTCAATGAACATTCAAAGATCGAACAAATCGACTCGACAAATCGTCCTCCTTTCGAAGAAGGCAGCGatacacaacaacaacaacaacaacaacaacatggtTTTATGAATAGTATGGACAATGAGAGTGAAAACCAAACACCCTTTGCTGTGCAATTGATGACAGTGATGGATTTGTTGGACACCAATCTAGAAGGGAAAGCCAAGCTGTACAAAGACGTCGCATTGAGCAATATCTTCCTGATGAACAATGGACGCTATATCTTGCAGAAGATCAAAGGGTCAGCAGAGATCTACTCGGTGATGGGGGACACGTGGTGCCGAAAGCGGTCGTCGGATCTGAGGCAATACCACAAGAATTACAAGAGAGAGACGTTGAATAAGCTACTGGGTTGTCTAAACCACGAGGGTTTGAACCCT
This genomic stretch from Castanea sativa cultivar Marrone di Chiusa Pesio chromosome 1, ASM4071231v1 harbors:
- the LOC142622490 gene encoding exocyst complex component EXO70C2 is translated as MENNNHLPDDRTGISPVPESKDDAEPKLDSEAEEIKNEESRNEEPEPQFDLEKASEDIDKFLSSLTSDDVSVEVPELVEKYLDLVEQKVSGEGRAKWCQVPDEDSAFLESLDRVSKLTKSLRELKPEEEKSESRGALINRIGGIQQRAMSYLEEEFRFLLEECKTAESESESAEPEAFPGYSDDVVSGLSKIAKQMISGGYESECCQTYIMSRRNAFEESIQRLGFEKYSIDEVQKMNWESLEREIATWIKAFKQCATVYFPGEKSLADRVFSAEFPSLSASLFGNLTRGILIQLLNFVEGIAMTKRSAEKLFKFLDIYETLRDTVPAMDGLFQDECENELKTETNTARTRLGEAAIFIFCDLENSIKADTAKTPVPGGAVHPLTRYTMNYLKYACEYKETLEQVFNEHSKIEQIDSTNRPPFEEGSDTQQQQQQQQHGFMNSMDNESENQTPFAVQLMTVMDLLDTNLEGKAKLYKDVALSNIFLMNNGRYILQKIKGSAEIYSVMGDTWCRKRSSDLRQYHKNYKRETLNKLLGCLNHEGLNPVHGKVAKPVLKERFKSFNQTFDEIHRTQSSWVVSDEQLQSELRVSISAVVIPAYRSFLGRFSQFLDAGRQTEKYIKFQPEDLENYIDELFDGNPTSTARRKP